Genomic DNA from Shouchella patagoniensis:
ACGAGACAGTTTAGTAATCGGAATCAAGTAAATTTAAAAATCTATCTTTTGAAATGAAGATAGATTTTTTACATGTCAGATAGTGCAAAATAACACTCAATATATGTGCAAAATAAAATCAAAAATGACAATCAGTAGATACAAAGGTGTCATAACTTAGTTTCATATATAAGGAGTGTTTTTACGTGAAATATGGCTATTGTCGTGTCTCAACCGTAGGTCAGTCTTTATAGTCGCAAGAAAAGTCTGTAATTTTAGCGGGCGCTGAAATTGTTTTTAGAGATACATACACAGGAACCAAAGTGGTCAGGCCTCAGTTCCAAACATTGCTGAAAAATTTAAAAGGAGGGGACTCGTTAATAATTACGAAGTTAGATCGATTTGCTAGATCCACACTAGAAGATACAAAAATAATTAAAGGTTTATTTGAAAAAGGAATTACAGTTAACATCTTAAACATGGGTGTGGTTGAAAACACGCCGAATGGCCGCTTAATCTTTAATATATTCTTGAGCTTTGAGGAATTTGAACGGGATATGATTTTTGAAAGAACTCAAGAAGGAAAAATGATTGCAAAGCAGCGCGAAGACTTTCGAGAGGGGCCTCCAAGGAAATACGGAAAAAAACAGATTGAGCATGCACTTTGTTTAAAAGAGACTCACTCTTACAAAGAAGTAGAAGAGATAACAGGGATCTCCAAAAGTACGTTAATTAGAGCTAAAAAGCAAATAACAAATGAACATAGTTTCCCCTCAATGAGTTAATACCTAGGTGAATATTTACTACTGGTACCGATTTTATTTGGATAAAATATTCGGGAAAAGGCTAGTAACTGTTGAACACAACCTTTCGATATATTTCCCTCTATTTTTATCCTCTTTAATTTTGAGTTCATTTCTCTACTCAACTAATTCTTACATTACTATATGACTCATTTCTAATCATCTTTGTCTGATTTTTTGATGTCTCGTTGTAACTTAAATAACATTTCTTGAATATGACCCAGTCTTTCATTTGTAATTGAATAGATCTGGAATAATATAATTACAAATATCCATATGATTAAAGTAACAGGTATGGCAAACAATATGTGTCAATCATGGCACTTCCGTAATTTATAAAGTTATACCCAATAATCAAATTAAAAATTAGAATTACAACACAAACAATAGTGAGTAGAGCAATCATTGATTCTACCAACCTTTCATCATCATTTACCAGGATAGTGTTTCAGCGGCTTCGCTAATATTACCGCTAGTTGTACTATATGTATTTCTTTATCTCTCAAAAACTTATCCATCTCTGATTCATCAATTTCGTACTTGAACTCATTTAGTGATGACGCTTTCATATTAGCTTGGGTATCATCAGACAAGAAAAGTAGTGCAGAAGCGGTTACAACAGCAGCGGATACAGTAATCTTTTTCATTTTCATAGCCCCTTTCTAGATTGAGAAGATTACTAATAAAAGAGTATACTCTAGATGAAGAGGAGGATGTTTATGAACGTTACAGTTATTGGAACTGGAAGGATGGGTTCAGTTATTGCCAAGCGTCTTCCTTTAGAACATAACCGACTTTTAATTAACAATGGAAAATCTGAGGGCAAAGAATTGGCTGAACGCATAGGAGCTGCTTACACAACCGACCTAGGAAAACTAGAAGAGAGCGACGTCATCATCCTGTGTGTCCCGGCAGCTACTACATCAATAATTGCTAAACAAGCAGCTTCTTTTGCCAAAGATGGAGCGATCCTCATTAATTGTTCAACGAAAGCTTTTTTTGAAGAACAGTTAAAGCAGAATTACTTAAATCTTTATTTTGTGGAAGCTAAAATTATTGGTCACGCAGGATCTTTAGAGCAAGGGAAGTCTGCTATTGTCGTTGTCGATACGGATAAAAGAGAGGTGTTTCATATGATTGCTGATTTATTTTATGGAATGGGTTCCGTCCGAATGGGTGATGCAAAAAGTGTACCTGTTTTATCTACAATGGCAGCTGAAGCAGGCTTAAGAACGGCGGTTGCATTACGCAAACAATTAACGATGTATGGATTGCCAGAGGAAATGGAAAACATTCTTATTGAAAGTGTGTGTGCAGGAACGATGAGTGCATATGTCCGAAATGACTTAGGACATTTTGGTCAAGAACTTGCTGAGAAACTGGAAAGCGAGACAGGTGGGAATTGAGATGAGAGAGGTATACAGTGACATCATTCAATTTAGAGGCTCTCATGAAGAGTTTGGCTACAAGCAAGGAGTGCTTTTAAAAAATTCATTTACAGTACTTAATCGAGAAAACCAATGGAAGGTGCGGAAGAAAAGGTTTTTAATTGATATAGATGAAGCAAAGAAAGAAATTACAGCGATTTCTCAACCAATATGGCATGAGCTTATTGGTTTACGGGAAGCTCTTGAATGGTCGATGGAACGTGTTCTTGCAGAATTTGGTGGATACCGTGTTCCTTATAATCGATCTGGCTGCTCTATCGCAACGGGAACAAATTATTTGATCCGTAACTATGATTATCATCCAAAGACGTATGAAGGTCGTTATACATTGTTTCAACCAAACGATGGAGGTTATGCGGTGATGGCACCGAGCCAGCGCATTACTGGAAGAATGGATGGAATGAATGAAGCTGGTCTTGCCATGGGCTACAACTTTATGAATCGAAAAAACCCTGGCCCAGGATTTATTTGCTGTATGATAGGACGATTTATTTTAGAGACGTGTGCGACAGTAGAGGAAGCTGTTCAATTACTACAAACAATTCCTCATCGCCATTCGTTTAGTTACATTGTTTATGATAGAAGTGGAAAGACGATGATTGTTGAAGCGACACCGAGGGAGACGCATGTCCGATCTGCAATCCGTTGTACAAATCACTTCGAACAATTAGCTAAAGAAAATCGCCATCATTTAGTTGATTCAAAGCGAAGGTTAGAAGTGCTTGAGGAAAGTCAAAGAAAGGAGTTATCTGCAAAAGAAGCTTATTCCTTATTTAATGGGCAGCATCGTGGTCTTTTCTCCGATTTGTATTCGAGTTGGGCCGGAACAATTCACACTTCAATGTATTTTCCTGATGAGTTGAAATCATGGTTTGCAATTGGTCCAGACAAGAAGCCATTTGTTATTGATTTTGGAGAATGGCTTGAGGGCAAAGATGTAAGTGAAGAGCGTATTACGGGGGGAATCGACACGGACGTACCCTTTTTACATATGGACTTCCCCGCAGACTGGTCTAGAACCAAATAGCAATGTGCTTTAGCTAAGTCGTTTCTGGGTATATTACCTTAAAGAGAAGAAAGGGGCGTGTCTATGATTCGTAAAGTAGCAGCGCGAGTCCTCACAGTAGTTGCAATTTATGGCGTGAAGAAAGTGATTAATCGTTTTGTTTTAAAAAGTAAATCAGCAAAATCGTAGTTGCAGGTGTGATAGCAATATCGGTAATAGCGATAAATTATAGCAGACTTGCTTTAATTTAAACAAAATCCCATTGAAGATTTCCTTCAATGGGATTTTAACGATAAGATGAATGGATAAAGGGGAGAGCGTTTAGCGCTTAGCGATAGAATATTTGGTAACCGTCCTCGTCCGTGCATTTCAATTGCTAAGTGCATGTTTTCCTTATGTAGATGTTCATCAAAAAAAGAATAGACCGATCGTAATTGGAATGAAGGACCATATTAATAAGATCAAGCAAAAGCCCATAATATCTCGAACTTTTAAACCGGCAATGGAGAGAACTGGCAAAGCCCAAAATGGTTGAATCATATTTGTCCATGCATCGCCCCAAGCGACGGCCATAGCTACGCGAGCGGTATCCGCACCTAATTCAAGAGCTGCGGGAACCATAATGGGTCCTTGAACAGCCCATTGACCACCACCAGAAGGGATAAAGAAATTAATAATGCCAGCACTAATAAATGTTAAAAAAGGTAACGTTGCTTCAGTTGAGATATTGACGAACCACATAGCAATTTGCTCCGAAAGTCCAGAGGCAACCATCATCCCCATAATTCCTGCATAAAATGGGAATTGAATAATAATTCCGCCTGCATTTTTCACCCCTTGTGTAACGGAATCAAGAAAACGTTTAGGTGTCCGATGAAATAAAATTCCCAAAAATAAAAATGTGAAATTTACAATATTTATGTTTAAATCTAATCCATTGGCTATGAAGTGAAAAAAGATAAAAACCAGTCCTGCTCCACCAATGATCCAAGATAAGATTTGGCTGTTTTCGAGACGCTCAGCGGGTGTTAAAAGATTGTCAGAAGCAGCTGCGAGCTCTATTTTTTTATCAGCTTCTAAAAAAGTAGGATCAATCAACGTTTTGTCTTTAATTGATTTTAAGGAGAAATAATTAATAACTGGTAATGTTGCAATTAACGTAATCACAATAAAAAGATTATAAGGTGTTAATAACGTTTGTGTAACTGAAATTAAGCCTAACGAATCAATTAAAAAATGATTATTGGAGGCTATTGTTAAGGGAATAGACGCGGATAACCCTCCGTGCCAAAGAAGAAAACCACTATAAGCAGAAGCAATTAAAAGACGATAATCAACCGTAGGCACTCTTTTCACAACGTGTTTGGCAAATAAAGCACCAATTACTAGACCGAACCCATAGTTAATTAAACAAGCAAAAGATGCGACAAGTGTAACAAGAACAATTGCTTGCCCTGGCGTATTAGCAAGGGTGGCTAGACGTTTCAGTAATTTAGTTATCACGCTAGAGCTTGCGAAAATATAACCAGTTACTACAATCAGAGCCATCTGCATTGTAAATGATAATAAATCCCAAAAGCCTGATCCCCAATAATTGACCATATCAACAGGAGAGCTGTTTGTTGCAAATACTCCTATTATAAAAACAAGGATTGTTAAAAGAATCGCAAAAATAAATGCATCAGGTAAATAACGTTGAACAATGCGATCAAAAAAACGTGTCATAGCTCCAAACATAACAAAACCACCTTTTTCAAATCTTTATTGTAATAAAGTTAACAATTGTAAGAGAGATGAAAGTCTCGTAAGCAAATTGTATGTATGCGCTTTCTTTGGCGTGTATTTTACCTTATATCAGAGTTAATGGAGAAGTCAATAATAGAGTTTTTCTATTCACTCAATAACAAAAATGACTTCAATAAAATGGGCTTCTATTTTTTTGTTAACAATTAGGCATCCTAAAAAAATCTTTTCAAGAAATTATCCCAATTGAAACAATGGCCTTACACTGATAGCGTAAAGTAGAGAGAAAAAGGAGGCTATGTCATGAAAAAGCAGGCAATATTGGTATTGGTTGCCCTAGGGATATTATCAATTTACGCCGAAGAAGCGGGCGCCAAAGAGAAAACGGTTCGTATTTTACATACAAATGATTCTCATGGTAGGGCATTTGAAGGTGAGTTTGACGGCATGGGCTTTGCTAAGTTAAAAACAATGATCGAAGAGAATCAGGGAGAACACTCCCTTTTGCTTGATGCTGGCGATACATTTCACGGCACAACATTTGCCACTTTGGATCAAGGTGAATCCATACTGAAAACATATAATCAGATTGGCTATGATGCACTTGTGCCTGGAAATCATGATTTTAATTATGGACTTGACCGCTTGCAAGAGCTTGCGGAGATGGCGAATTTCCCAGTTATTGGAGCGAATGTGCTTGATGCGTCTGGTGACCCATTATTTGAGCCTTACATTTTACGCGAAGTGAATGGTGTGACACTTGGTATTTTTGGTTTATCAACTCCAGAAACTGCTTATAAAACCCATCCAGACAATGTGAAAGAGGTTGTATTTGATGACCCATCTGTTACAGCAGCGAGAATGGTGAAGGAGCTAGAGGAAGAAGATGTGGATGTCATTATTGGTTTATCACATTTAGGAATTGATGAATCGAGTGTGGACACAAGTGAAAAAGTAGCTGCTGAAGTCCAAGGTATTGATGTGATAATTGATGGACATAGCCATTCGATTTTGACGCATGGTGTTGAGGCAGGCAACGAGACGTTAATTGCAAGTGCTGGAGAATATGTGCAAAATCTTGGCATCGTTGAATTAACATTTGAAGAGGATGAATTGGTAGAGAAAAAAGCATGGTTAATGAATCAAGAAGATGCTGGTGAGCCAGATGAAGAAGTGGAATCACTCTTAACCGATATGGAGGCAAATCAACAAGAACTGTTGGCAGAAGTTGTGGGCAAGACTGCAATTAAACTAAACGGTGAGCGTGAGCATGTACGGGTTGAAGAAACGAATCTTGGCAATCTCATTGCTGATGTACTGCGAGAAGCAACTGACGCTGATATTGCCTTGACAAATGGCGGTGGGATTCGCGCATCGATTGCGCCAGGTCAGATTACAAAAGGAGACCTTGTTTCTGTTTCACCGTTTGGTAACTTCGGAGTTACGAAAGAAGTGACTGGAGCTCAGTTGATTGAGTTGCTAGAGAATGGTGTAAAGGCATACCCTGAACCAAGTGGTGGTTTCCCGCAAATTAGTGGATTTACTTTTGCATTTAATCCAGATGCTCCATCTGGTAGTCGTGTCCATTCAGTTGAAATTGCTGGTGAGCCAATAACTGAAGATACAACGTATGTGTTGGCTACAAATGACTTTCTAGCAGCAGGCGGTGATGAATATAATCAATTGGCTGAAGCCCCTTTAGTAAATGAGTTTAATGCGATTGATGAGCTGCTAATGAATTATTTACAGAGCGCAGGTGAGATCGCGCCTGAAGTGACGGGTAGAATGATTGTAGACGAGGGAATAGAACCAGGGGGAAATAGCGAATCAGCGCTGTATATCATTCAACCAGGAGATACATTATTTGAAATTGGACTCAACCACAATCTTCTTTGGACAACATTGATGGAATTAAACCCACATCTTTACGATAGCGATCTTATTTACGCAGGTGCAACAATTAAAATTCAGTAAGGATAGAGGAGCCTTGCGAGAATCGTCGAATAGGATTGTAATGAAAGGAGTGAGGAGGAGTGAAACGTTCTCGAAAACTCATGATGTTTAGTATAAGCTTTTTGATGCTAGTTGGGTGTGGAAGAGAAGATGAGACAGGTGGAAATAAAAGCATCATTCAACATAATAATCAAGAAGTAGGGCAAATTAGCATCGCTCAAAATACATTTGCCAATACACTACTAAGTGAAGTATGGAAAGAGAACAAGGGCGAGAATATGCTAGTCTCACCATACAGTGTTTATCATGCTCTCTCGATGCTCTATACTGGGGCGGATGCTCAAACGAAAGAAGATCTAGTAGAATTGTTAGAGCTTCAACCAAATGATGCAATTGGCCCTGCACTAAAACAACAACTAGATCACCTCCATAATACTGATATCGAACTTCAAGTTGCGAACTCAGTCTGGTATGGCAATGGAGCGATCTTATTTGATGATTATATTGCAGACATGGAAACAATGTTTGATGCAGATGTAAGCGATGAACTTACAGTGGATGGAATCAATTCTTGGGTGAATGAAAAAACCAAAGGGCGTATTCCAACAGTCGTCGAAAAGATTAAAGAGGATACAATTGCTTATCTAATCAATACCGTTTTTTTTGATGCCAAATGGGGTGAACCGTTTACAGAAACGCCAAACCAGCCGTTTTATTTAACAGAGAACAAGTCAATTGAAGTTCCATTTATGGCGTTAGAAACAACGATGCCTTATGTGAAAACAGAGGAAGTAGAAGTTGTAAAAATCGCATATGAAGACCCGCGTTTCTCGATGCTTGTGGCTCTACCAAATGAGTCAGTTACTGATCTTGGCGAATCGATTAAGCATTTAAGTGAACTGTCTTTTAATGAAAAAGCTGTTGAAGTCAAGCTCCCGTTATTTACATTTGAACAAAAACATAACTTAGAACAAATCCTTTCAGCGATGGGGATGGCTTCGTTGTTTGAAAATGCATCACTTAATCAAATGTTTGAAGCGATTCCAGGTGCTTATACGTATATTGATGAGGTCATTCAAAAGGCAATGATTGAAGTAGATACGGAAGGGACAGTTGCAGCTGCTGTAACTGCGGTTGGAATAACGCTTGAAAGCTCAATTGAAATGGATCATCATACAAGATTCGTAGCAGACCGTCCTTTTCTATATGCCATTCTTGATGAAGAGACAAACATCGTGTTATTTGCGGGTGTGATGATGGATCCATCTGAACAAGGGGATTTTGAGTAAGACAGCAAAAGCTGTCTTTTTTTACGTTTTTATGTATAGTAGACTATACATAAAGTAAAGTTTAGTATACAATAAAATTGGAAGAAGGTGGATTATGACAATTGAGAACCGAGTAAGAGAGTTAAGGGCTGTAAAAAGAATAACGCAAGGAGACCTAGCGGAAAAGGTTGGAGTAACAAGGCAGACAATTGTCGCATTAGAAAAGGGAAGTTATTCACCTTCTTTGTTGCTTGCTTTACAAATTGCAAAGGTTTTTGATACGACGGTTGAAGCGGTTTTTTATTTAGAAGAGGAGTGATCTTATGCGGTTTTGGATTGGAGTTTCATTTTCCTTTGTAGCGCTTAGTCTATTTACGTGGCAGCTAATTGAGTATTACCGAGCATCTTTAACATTGTCTGGATCAGAAGGGACATTCTTCTTTCTTAATTTAACACCGGGTTTTCTTTTATTCATTTTGATGATTCCTTATGGTTTTTACCTTCGCTATATGACAAAAAAGAATAAAGTCCCGCTTAAGGAATTGATGCTTATTCCACCTGAATTTAAAGAACGTGATGAGCGTGAAAAGGAAATTACGGCAAAAGCATGCCGTGCTTCTTATATGAGTATGTTCTACATCTATCCCGTTTTGGCAGCATTTCTGATTGTGTATCCCCTTATTCAAAATGTACTTCCATATTTGCCAATCGTTCTCGTAATGGTTGGTCCATTGTTGCAAATCTTTGTTTACTTGTTTACATGGCGTAAGGCTAATACAATATAACTGAAGCATATTACAAAGAGTGTACGAACAATTAGAACCTGTATTTTATAGAGCGATAAGTCACGATGCTAATCGTTCTCAGGTTTATGCTGTGTGCTTCAAAAAAATCAAGTTACATGTGGTTTTACTGCATAAAACGTTAAGCCTTAGAGAAAAAACATTTTTATTAAGTAGAGGTGAAAGCATGAATAAACAAACGGTTTTATTAATAATTGACATGATTAATCCATTTGATTTTAAAGGTGCTGAACAACTCTATCCGCTTGCATACAAGTGTGCGGAACAGGTAGCGAAGTTAAAAAAGCATATGCAAGATAAAGGTTATCCAGTTATCTATGTAAATGACAACTATGGGGATTGGAAATCAGAGTTTACACAAGTATATAACCATATTGTTAACGCTGGTTTGCCAGGGGCGCCAATTGCTGAAATCTTAGCACCAAGTGAAGAGGAGTATTCCGTTTTAAAGCCTCAATTCTCTGGTTTTTTTGCAACACCTCTTGATATGTTATTGAAGAGGATGGACGCCAAGACGTTAATAATAACTGGAGTAGTCGGGAATATGTGTATTGAATTCACTGCGAATGATGCCTATATGCTAGGTTATGATTTGCATATCCCAAAAGACGGATTTGCTTCAATTACAGAGGAGGAATACGACCGCTCACTTGATCACTTCAAGACGATTTTAAAAGCCGATGTTACCCCAATTTCTACCATAATAAATTGAGGAAAGCTATTGACGTCACGAACGAATCCGGTAAAATAAGACATGTTAGCACTCAATGTGGTTGAGTGCTAAAAGTAGTTGATAAGAACGAGGGAGTGTTTGCAATGGAAAAGAAACAATTTCAGGCAGAATCAAAACGATTGCTCGAAATGATGGTTAACTCAATCTATTCTCAAAAAGAAATATTCCTACGTGAATTGATTTCAAATTCAAGTGATGCGATTGATAAGATGTATTATCGTTCACTAACTGATGAGTCACTTGATTTTGAGCAAGGAAGCTATGCGGTTTTTGTAGAAGCTGATAAAGAAAAACGGACGTTAACACTTAAAGATACAGGTATTGGTATGACAAAAGAAGAGTTAGAATCAAATCTAGGTACAATTGCCAAGAGTGGTTCACTCGCTTTTAAGAAAGAAAATGAGATCAAAGATGGCCATGATATTATTGGTCAGTTTGGTGTAGGTTTTTATGCAGCATTTATGGTTGCAGATAAAGTCACTGTTCTTAGCCGTTCAGTTGATAGTGATCAAGCATACTTATGGGAATCTGATGGGACAGATGGCTATACAATTGAGCCAGCAGAGAAAGCAGAAGTTGGTACAGAAATTACGCTTCATATAAAAGAGAACACGGAAGATGAATCGTATGATGAATATATGGAAGAGTATCGTTTACAGCAAATTATTAAAAAGTACTCTGACTTTATTCGCTACCCGATTAAGATGAATGTGACAGTTAGCAAACCAAAAGAGGATAATGAAGAAGAGTACACAGAATTTGAAGAAGAGCAAACAATTAATAGCATGGTGCCAATCTGGCGCAAAAACAAGAGTGAACTGACGGATGAAGATTATGAGCAGTTTTACCAAGACAAGCGTTACGGTTTTGATAAGCCTCTTGAGCACATTCATGTTGCGGTTGATGGAGCTGTTCGCTATAATGCGATTCTGTTTATCCCTGAAAATACGCCATTTGATTATTATTCAAAGGAATATGAAAAGGGTCTTGAACTTTATGCTAATGGCGTTTTGATTATGGAAAAAAGTGCCGAACTCCTGCCAGACTATTTTAGTTTTGTAAAAGGGATGGTTGATTCCGAAGATCTGTCTTTAAACATCTCACGTGAAATGTTACAGCATGATCGCCAATTACAATTAATCGCTAAAAATATCAAATCAAAGATTAAAAGTCAGCTAAAGACGATGTTGAAAAAAGATCCGGATAAGTATGAAACATTTTACAAAGCATTTGGTCGTCAATTGAAATTTGGCGTATATAATGACTTTGGCGCCAACAAAGATGATTTACAAGACTTGCTTATGTTCTATTCATCTACAGAAAAGAAGCTTGTCTCACTTGCTGACTACGTTTCTCGCATGAAAGAAGGACAAACACAAATTTATTATGCAACTGGAGAGTCAACAGAGCGAATTGCGAAATTGCCGCAAACGGAGATGGTGGCTGATAAAGGTTACGAAATTCTCTATTTCACAGAAGATGTCGATGAGTTCGCTATAAAAATGCTCCGTGCTTATGATGAAAAAGAATTTGTCTCTGTTTCTAGTGCAGACTTGAAAATGGAAGAAGACGAAAAAGAAGACAGCACGGAATCGGACACTGAAAACGATGAGTTGTTTGAAAAAATGAAAGAAATTCTTTCTGGTAAGGTCAAAGATGTGCGCGTGTCAAAACGATTAAAAACACATCCAGTTTTCTTAGCGGCAGATGGAGAGATTACGCTAGAAATGGAAAAAGTTCTGCAAGCAATGCCAGACAACCAAAATGTAAAAGCAGAAAAAGTACTTGAATTAAATAGCAACCATGAGGTTTTTCAGTCGTTGAAAAAAGCGAATGAAGAAGATTCAGATAAGCTAGCTCTGTACACGAACCTATTGTACAGTCAAGCATTGCTAATTGAAGGATTGCCATTAGAAGATCCAGTTGAGTTTACAAAAGATATGTGTAAAGTAATGGTATAAAAAGAGATAGGACAGGGGAATAAAGCCCCTGTCTTTTTTTATGTAGAAGAAAAAAACGTTGGAAAAATTTTATTTGTATAATTTTTTAGTATGCCTTGCAATTTTGAAATACGATGTTTACCATAGTATAGCGTGTGGTAATTATAATAGATTTCCTTAATGAATTGTCAGATCTTTTACACAATGATTGATAATGAAAATGGTACAGAAAGAAGGGTGAGAAATGGCAGAAAACGTTAAAAAAGGCGGGCTTTTTCAACGCTTTCTAGATATGATTGAAAGAGTTGGTAATAAGCTACCGCATCCAGTTAATTTATTTGCGCTATTAGCAGTTATGGTCCTTATTGCTTCAGCCATCGTTGCCAGTTTGGGTGTATCTGTTGAAGATCCAGCAAATCCTGGTGAAACAGTAGAAGTTCAAAATTTATTAAATGGCGAGGGAATTGCCTATATCTTTTCAAGCATGGTAGATAATTTCATAGGATTTGCACCTTTAGGTGTTGTGTTGGCAACGATGCTTGGTATCGGAGTATGTGAACGAAGCGGTTTAATTGGCGCTGGTTTGAGAGGGTTTGTTCTGTCAATTCCGAACCGTTTAATTACAGCAGGTCTTGTTTTTGCAGCTATCATGTCCAGTGTAGCATCGGATGCTGGTTATGTTGTGTTACCTCCATTAGGAGCAGTTATTTATGCAGCATTAGGACGTCATCCAATGGCCGGTCTAGCGACAGCATTTGCAGGGGTTTCAGGTGGATTTAGTGCGAACTTAATGCTTTCTGCAACAGATCCCATGCTTGGTGAAATGACGATGCAAGCAGCAGCGACAATAGATCCAGCCTATGCGGACCAAATGAATAATGCAATGAACTGGTGGTTCATTATTGCTTCAACGTTCTTAGTCACATTTGTGATCACGTTAGTGTCTGAGAAAATTGTTGAGCCGCGTCTAGGAAAGTATAAAGGAGAGTATACTGGCGACCTCGATAAACTAAAGCCTATTGAGAAAAAAGGTTTAATTTATGCAATGATTTCATTTGCGATATCAGCAGGTTTAATGAGTTTGCTTGTATTCCCAGAATGGGGGCCAATGCGTGGGACAGGCGATAGTCCAATTGTTGTTTCACCATTTATGGATTCTCTTGTTGTTATTATTCTATTACTGTTTTTAATTCCTGGTCTAGTTTA
This window encodes:
- a CDS encoding AbgT family transporter, with translation MAENVKKGGLFQRFLDMIERVGNKLPHPVNLFALLAVMVLIASAIVASLGVSVEDPANPGETVEVQNLLNGEGIAYIFSSMVDNFIGFAPLGVVLATMLGIGVCERSGLIGAGLRGFVLSIPNRLITAGLVFAAIMSSVASDAGYVVLPPLGAVIYAALGRHPMAGLATAFAGVSGGFSANLMLSATDPMLGEMTMQAAATIDPAYADQMNNAMNWWFIIASTFLVTFVITLVSEKIVEPRLGKYKGEYTGDLDKLKPIEKKGLIYAMISFAISAGLMSLLVFPEWGPMRGTGDSPIVVSPFMDSLVVIILLLFLIPGLVYGVVTKAIKNDKDVANQMSDTMASMGMFIVLAFTAGQFVAYFNESNLGLVMGIYGGELLTSLNMDSVMVIIGFLIITAFINLFVGSASAKWAMMAPVFVPIMMQIGYSPELAQAVYRVADSSTNIITPLMTYFAIVIAFAQKYDKNMGVGTLISVMLPFSIWLLITWAVFIIVWIFTGLPLGPNAPVLYP
- the htpG gene encoding molecular chaperone HtpG; this encodes MEKKQFQAESKRLLEMMVNSIYSQKEIFLRELISNSSDAIDKMYYRSLTDESLDFEQGSYAVFVEADKEKRTLTLKDTGIGMTKEELESNLGTIAKSGSLAFKKENEIKDGHDIIGQFGVGFYAAFMVADKVTVLSRSVDSDQAYLWESDGTDGYTIEPAEKAEVGTEITLHIKENTEDESYDEYMEEYRLQQIIKKYSDFIRYPIKMNVTVSKPKEDNEEEYTEFEEEQTINSMVPIWRKNKSELTDEDYEQFYQDKRYGFDKPLEHIHVAVDGAVRYNAILFIPENTPFDYYSKEYEKGLELYANGVLIMEKSAELLPDYFSFVKGMVDSEDLSLNISREMLQHDRQLQLIAKNIKSKIKSQLKTMLKKDPDKYETFYKAFGRQLKFGVYNDFGANKDDLQDLLMFYSSTEKKLVSLADYVSRMKEGQTQIYYATGESTERIAKLPQTEMVADKGYEILYFTEDVDEFAIKMLRAYDEKEFVSVSSADLKMEEDEKEDSTESDTENDELFEKMKEILSGKVKDVRVSKRLKTHPVFLAADGEITLEMEKVLQAMPDNQNVKAEKVLELNSNHEVFQSLKKANEEDSDKLALYTNLLYSQALLIEGLPLEDPVEFTKDMCKVMV